The Podarcis muralis chromosome 10, rPodMur119.hap1.1, whole genome shotgun sequence genome includes a region encoding these proteins:
- the KCTD17 gene encoding BTB/POZ domain-containing protein KCTD17: protein MRMDRGEATRGVRRAPCAWESSQQPLPPSSRGKWVRLNVGGTIFLTTRQTLCREQKSFLCRLCQGEELQSDRDETGAYLIDRDPTYFGPILNFLRHGKLVLDKDMAEEGVLEEAEFYNIGSLIRLIKDRLEEKDYTITQVPPKHVYRVLQCQEEELTQMVSTMSDGWRFEQLVNIGSSYNYGNEDQSEFLCVVSKELLSSPSGLCTEPSRKAKSTEEDLEEEEQKEAELQEEEEEEKVVEQEREEAGVEEEEKGAANL, encoded by the exons ATGAGGATGGACCGAGGGGAGGCAACGCGAGGCGTGCGGAGGGCTCCTTGCGCGTGGGAGAGCTCCCAGCAGCCTCTGCCCCCCAGCAGCCGAGGCAAGTGGGTGAGGCTCAACGTCGGCGGCACCATCTTCCTCACCACCCGGCAAACGCTGTGCCGCGAGCAGAAATCCTTCCTCTGCCGCCTGTGccagggagaggagctgcagtCGGATCGG GATGAGACGGGTGCATATCTCATTGATCGGGATCCCACTTATTTTGGACCCATTCTGAATTTCCTCCGGCATGGGAAGCTAGTACTGGATAAAGATATGGCAGAGGAAG GGGTTCTGGAAGAAGCCGAATTCTACAACATCGGGTCTCTAATCAGGCTAATCAAGGACAGACTGGAAGAAAAGGACTACACTATAACACAG GTGCCTCCGAAACACGTGTACAGGGTTCTGCAGTGTCAGGAGGAAGAACTCACACAGATGGTTTCTACTATGTCAGATGGATGGCGTTTTGAACAG CTGGTGAATATTGGGTCATCCTATAATTATGGGAATGAGGACCAATCAGAGTTCCTGTGCGTGGTCTCCAAAGAGCTCCTCAGCTCGCCCAGCGGCCTGTGCACTGAGCCCAGCCGGAAAGCCAAG AGCACAGAGGAGGACCTagaggaggaagagcagaaggaagcggagctgcaggaggaggaggaagaggagaaggtggTGGAGCAGGAGCGAGAGGAAGCCggagtggaagaagaggagaaaggtGCAGCCAACCTCTGA